In the Muricauda sp. MAR_2010_75 genome, one interval contains:
- a CDS encoding four helix bundle protein — MTKSVLREKSYGFAIKIVNLSQLLFTEKKEFVLSKQLLRSGSAIGALIREAEFAQSKKDFINKMSIALKEANETLYWLDLLKDTHFLEIDSHQKLHFTCKELVAMLASSVKTSKSNL, encoded by the coding sequence ATGACTAAAAGTGTTTTAAGAGAAAAGAGCTATGGTTTTGCAATAAAAATTGTAAACCTATCACAGCTTTTATTTACTGAAAAAAAAGAGTTTGTGTTAAGCAAGCAACTTTTAAGAAGTGGGTCTGCCATTGGCGCATTAATTCGAGAAGCCGAATTTGCTCAAAGCAAAAAGGATTTCATCAATAAAATGAGTATTGCTCTCAAAGAAGCAAACGAAACCTTGTACTGGTTAGACTTATTAAAAGACACACATTTTTTAGAAATTGACAGCCACCAAAAATTGCATTTCACTTGTAAAGAATTAGTAGCTATGTTGGCAAGTTCAGTAAAGACTTCAAAATCTAACCTCTAA
- the purH gene encoding bifunctional phosphoribosylaminoimidazolecarboxamide formyltransferase/IMP cyclohydrolase: MKTAKKASAALISVFHKDGLEPIVKKLDKLGVTLYSTGGTEKFIRDLGINVVPVEDVTSYPSILGGRVKTLHPKVFGGILNRQDNESDVAQMEEFDIPQLDIVIVDLYPFEKTVASGASEQDIIEKIDIGGISLIRAAAKNFKDVLCVSSMEDYADFLNVITEGNGTTTLEDRKRFATKAFNVSSHYDTAIFNYFNKEKEETVLKISETQGQILRYGENPHQKGYFFGDFEAMFTKLHGKELSYNNLLDVDAAVNLMQEFKNDDPTFAILKHNNACGLATRSTIKQAYVDALAGDPVSAFGGILISNKEIDAPTAEEIHNLFCEVVIAPSYSKEALEILKGKKNRIILIQNEIELPETLVRTCLNGVLVQDKDSKTDSKEDLTPVTEKQPTATEIEDLIFASKLCKHTKSNTIVLAKNKQLCASGTGQTSRVDALNQAIHKAQSFNFDLEGAVMASDAFFPFPDCVEIADKAGIKSVIQPGGSIKDQLSIDYCNENGLAMVMTGTRHFKH; encoded by the coding sequence ATGAAGACTGCCAAAAAAGCCTCAGCTGCATTAATTTCCGTATTTCATAAAGATGGTTTGGAACCCATCGTAAAAAAATTGGACAAACTCGGTGTAACCCTCTATTCCACAGGAGGAACCGAAAAATTTATCCGCGATTTGGGCATCAATGTAGTGCCTGTAGAAGACGTTACCAGTTACCCTTCCATTTTGGGAGGTCGCGTTAAGACGTTGCACCCCAAAGTATTTGGAGGCATTTTGAACCGTCAGGACAACGAAAGTGATGTGGCCCAAATGGAAGAATTTGATATTCCGCAGTTGGATATTGTTATTGTTGACTTGTATCCGTTTGAAAAAACCGTTGCCAGTGGGGCATCGGAACAAGATATTATTGAAAAAATTGACATTGGCGGAATTTCGCTGATCCGAGCGGCTGCCAAAAACTTCAAGGATGTGCTTTGTGTTTCCTCCATGGAAGATTATGCCGACTTTTTGAATGTGATTACCGAAGGAAATGGAACCACAACTTTGGAAGACCGCAAGCGTTTTGCCACTAAGGCCTTTAACGTTTCATCGCATTACGATACAGCCATTTTCAACTACTTCAACAAAGAAAAGGAAGAGACTGTTTTGAAAATCAGCGAAACTCAAGGTCAAATACTCCGTTATGGAGAGAATCCACATCAAAAAGGCTATTTCTTTGGGGACTTTGAGGCCATGTTCACCAAATTGCACGGTAAAGAGCTATCCTATAACAACTTGCTGGATGTGGATGCTGCGGTTAATTTGATGCAAGAATTCAAAAATGACGACCCCACCTTTGCCATCCTAAAACACAACAATGCCTGTGGATTGGCGACGCGAAGTACCATTAAGCAAGCTTACGTTGACGCTTTGGCCGGTGACCCAGTTTCCGCTTTTGGCGGAATTTTGATTTCAAACAAAGAAATCGATGCGCCAACCGCTGAAGAAATCCATAATCTGTTCTGCGAAGTGGTCATCGCCCCAAGTTATTCCAAGGAGGCCTTGGAAATCCTAAAAGGCAAAAAGAACCGAATCATCCTGATTCAAAATGAAATTGAATTACCAGAAACCTTGGTCAGAACATGCTTGAACGGCGTTTTGGTTCAGGATAAAGATTCCAAAACCGACTCCAAAGAAGACTTGACCCCGGTCACGGAAAAACAGCCCACTGCAACCGAGATCGAAGATTTGATTTTCGCTTCCAAATTGTGCAAGCACACCAAGAGCAACACCATTGTTCTGGCCAAAAACAAGCAATTGTGCGCCAGTGGCACAGGGCAAACCTCACGAGTTGATGCCTTGAACCAAGCCATCCATAAAGCGCAGTCCTTCAATTTTGATTTAGAAGGTGCCGTAATGGCCAGTGATGCCTTTTTTCCATTCCCTGATTGTGTTGAGATTGCAGATAAGGCCGGGATTAAAAGTGTGATACAACCCGGAGGCTCCATCAAAGACCAATTGAGCATTGATTATTGCAACGAAAATGGATTGGCCATGGTGATGACAGGAACACGGCATTTTAAACATTAA
- a CDS encoding efflux RND transporter permease subunit, whose translation MLNKSIKFLIDNKLVAILLLLFFVAWGIVSTPFNWDTGGILPSNPVAVDAIPDIGENQQIVFTKWPGRSPQDIEDQITYPLTTSLLGIPGVKTIRSSSMFGFSSIYIIFEEDVEFYWSRSRILEKLNSLPNNLLPDGVNPALGPDATALGQIFWYTLEGRDADGNVTGGWDLQELRSVQDYYVKYALSSASGVSEVASIGGFVQEYQVDVDPELMKQYNVGLDQVVKAVKQSNRDIGAQTLEINKAEYLVRGLGYIKSLEDIKNAVVASTDYTAIRIKDVAHVSLGPAVRRGILDKEGAEVVGGVVVARYGANPLEVINNVKEQITELSAGLPSKQLKDGTTSQLTIVPFYDRTELIQETLGTLNEALTLEILITILVIVVMVFNLRASILISGLLPVAVLMVFISMKLFGVDANIVALSGIAIAIGTMVDVGVILSENIIRHMDENEQNLSINEVVYNATAEVSGAILTAVLTTIISFIPVFTMVGAEGKLFRPLAFTKTMALTASIIVALFLIPPFAAIIFKKKNRTPIFAYVWNGILIALGLVAIGFGYWLGLALIAFGVSGILKVRQTLDGKQVSMLNVGICVGTIAFLLATYWRPLGFDRSIAINLIFVGLICSVLLGGFYLFRQYYSRILMWAMEHKLLFLSVPTVIVVFGFMIMRNTGQEFMPSLNEGSFLLMPTSLPHAGVEENKRVVQQLDMAVATIPEIQTVVGKAGRTESALDPAPLSMYENIIQYRSEYQKNETRSPQRFKINSDGYFELSNGKVLANPNLEVTNEQNYKNSHVSEPLRIDRNLLIPDSDGEYFRNWRPEIESPDDIWNEIVKVSKLPGVTSAPKLQPIETRLVMLQTGMRAPMGIKVKGQDLKEIENFGLQLEPILKEAAGVKDEAVFADRIVGKPYLLIDIDREKLVRYGLVIEDVQQVLEVAIGGMTLTQTVEGRERYGIRVRYPRELRENPSDLENIYVPVQKGSPIPLSELVSIRYEQGPQAIKSEDTFLVGYVLFDKLDGYAEVDVVENAQAKIQEKIDSGELVVPKGISYRFTGTYENQLRAKKTLSVVVPLALLIIFLILYFQFRSVATSFMVFSGILVAFAGGFLMIWFYGQDWFLNFSFMGENLRDLFQMHTINLSVAVWVGFIALFGIATDDGVVMATYLTQTFDKNKPDNLKQIRASVLEAGEKRIRPCLMTTATTILALLPVLTSTGRGSDIMIPMAIPSFGGMLIALITLFVVPVLYSWKAELRVKNEK comes from the coding sequence ATGCTAAACAAAAGCATCAAATTTTTAATAGATAACAAGTTAGTGGCCATCCTGCTCCTGCTATTTTTTGTAGCATGGGGTATCGTGAGCACTCCGTTCAATTGGGATACAGGCGGCATTTTACCGAGTAACCCTGTTGCTGTGGATGCCATTCCCGATATTGGGGAAAATCAACAGATTGTTTTCACGAAATGGCCAGGCCGATCTCCGCAGGATATCGAGGATCAAATCACCTACCCATTGACCACCTCTTTGCTGGGCATTCCGGGGGTAAAGACCATTCGAAGTTCCTCCATGTTCGGGTTTTCCAGCATCTATATCATTTTTGAGGAAGATGTGGAATTCTACTGGAGCCGAAGTCGAATCTTGGAAAAACTCAATTCGCTTCCCAACAACCTATTGCCCGATGGCGTAAATCCTGCTCTGGGCCCGGATGCCACAGCTTTGGGACAGATTTTTTGGTATACACTGGAAGGTCGTGATGCAGATGGAAATGTCACAGGTGGATGGGACTTACAGGAACTACGAAGTGTGCAGGATTACTACGTAAAATATGCCCTATCCTCGGCATCGGGGGTGTCCGAAGTGGCCTCTATCGGTGGATTTGTACAAGAATACCAGGTAGATGTGGATCCCGAGCTGATGAAACAGTATAATGTGGGCTTAGATCAGGTCGTAAAAGCGGTTAAGCAAAGTAACCGGGATATTGGTGCACAGACCCTGGAAATCAACAAAGCCGAATATTTGGTCAGGGGATTGGGCTATATCAAATCCTTGGAGGACATTAAAAATGCCGTAGTAGCATCAACCGATTACACCGCCATCAGAATTAAGGATGTGGCCCACGTGTCCTTGGGTCCTGCTGTCCGCCGTGGAATTTTGGACAAAGAAGGAGCCGAAGTGGTCGGTGGGGTCGTCGTGGCCCGATATGGCGCCAATCCATTGGAGGTCATCAACAATGTAAAGGAGCAAATAACCGAGCTGAGCGCTGGGCTTCCATCGAAACAATTGAAAGATGGAACCACTTCGCAATTGACCATAGTTCCCTTTTATGACAGAACAGAACTCATCCAGGAAACCTTGGGAACCCTTAACGAAGCGTTGACCCTCGAAATTCTCATCACCATTTTGGTGATTGTGGTCATGGTGTTCAATCTTAGAGCCTCCATTCTTATTTCGGGGCTGTTGCCAGTTGCCGTGCTCATGGTGTTCATCTCCATGAAACTATTTGGTGTAGACGCCAACATCGTGGCACTTTCCGGTATCGCCATTGCCATTGGGACCATGGTGGATGTTGGAGTGATTCTCTCCGAAAACATCATCCGTCACATGGATGAAAATGAACAAAATTTGTCCATTAATGAGGTAGTGTATAATGCCACCGCTGAGGTTTCGGGTGCGATTTTAACTGCCGTGTTGACCACCATCATCAGCTTTATCCCAGTTTTTACGATGGTAGGTGCTGAAGGAAAATTGTTCCGACCACTTGCTTTTACAAAAACCATGGCACTTACGGCATCCATTATTGTGGCACTGTTCCTCATTCCACCATTTGCGGCCATCATATTTAAAAAGAAAAATCGAACGCCCATTTTCGCCTATGTTTGGAATGGTATTTTGATTGCCCTAGGATTGGTGGCCATTGGTTTTGGCTATTGGTTGGGCTTGGCCTTGATTGCCTTTGGTGTTTCCGGAATCTTAAAAGTACGTCAAACGCTGGACGGAAAACAGGTCAGTATGCTCAATGTGGGTATCTGTGTAGGCACTATTGCCTTCTTGTTGGCGACCTACTGGAGGCCTCTTGGTTTTGATCGTAGCATTGCCATCAACCTGATTTTTGTAGGATTGATTTGTAGTGTTTTATTGGGAGGGTTTTATCTGTTCAGACAATACTACAGCCGTATTTTGATGTGGGCCATGGAACATAAATTGCTGTTCCTTTCCGTTCCCACGGTGATTGTGGTCTTCGGATTCATGATCATGCGGAACACGGGGCAGGAATTTATGCCATCGCTCAATGAAGGTTCATTTCTGTTGATGCCCACTTCCTTGCCGCATGCTGGGGTTGAGGAGAACAAAAGGGTGGTGCAGCAGTTGGACATGGCCGTTGCCACCATCCCCGAGATACAAACTGTGGTGGGTAAGGCCGGAAGAACGGAATCTGCTTTGGACCCTGCTCCGCTTTCCATGTATGAGAACATCATTCAATATCGGTCCGAGTACCAAAAAAATGAAACCAGAAGTCCACAACGGTTCAAGATCAATTCGGATGGCTATTTTGAGTTGAGCAATGGAAAAGTATTGGCCAACCCAAATTTGGAAGTAACCAATGAACAAAATTATAAGAATAGCCATGTCAGCGAACCTTTGCGCATTGATAGAAATCTTTTGATTCCGGATAGTGATGGGGAATATTTCCGAAACTGGCGTCCCGAAATTGAAAGTCCGGATGATATTTGGAATGAAATTGTGAAGGTCTCCAAATTGCCCGGAGTCACTTCGGCTCCTAAACTACAGCCCATTGAAACCCGTTTGGTGATGCTTCAAACCGGGATGCGGGCACCGATGGGGATTAAAGTGAAAGGTCAGGATTTAAAGGAAATTGAAAACTTTGGACTTCAATTGGAGCCTATTTTAAAAGAAGCGGCCGGGGTCAAGGATGAAGCGGTTTTTGCAGACCGAATTGTTGGGAAACCCTATCTCCTTATCGATATAGACCGGGAAAAATTGGTCCGTTACGGATTGGTCATTGAGGATGTGCAGCAAGTATTGGAAGTGGCCATTGGTGGGATGACACTGACTCAAACCGTTGAAGGAAGGGAGCGGTATGGTATCAGGGTACGCTATCCCAGAGAGCTTCGGGAAAACCCCTCCGATTTGGAGAATATTTATGTTCCCGTGCAAAAAGGAAGTCCCATTCCCTTAAGTGAATTGGTGAGCATTCGCTACGAACAAGGTCCCCAGGCCATTAAAAGTGAGGATACGTTTTTGGTGGGCTATGTACTTTTTGATAAGCTTGATGGCTATGCCGAAGTGGACGTGGTGGAAAATGCCCAAGCCAAGATTCAGGAAAAAATAGACAGCGGGGAATTGGTGGTGCCCAAGGGTATCAGCTACCGATTCACTGGCACCTATGAGAACCAGTTGCGGGCCAAGAAGACCTTATCCGTGGTGGTTCCACTGGCGTTATTGATCATTTTCTTGATTTTGTATTTCCAATTTAGGTCAGTTGCCACTTCCTTTATGGTGTTTTCTGGAATATTGGTGGCTTTTGCTGGTGGCTTTTTAATGATTTGGTTCTACGGTCAGGACTGGTTTCTCAATTTTAGTTTTATGGGCGAAAACCTTCGGGACCTTTTCCAAATGCATACCATTAATTTGAGTGTGGCCGTTTGGGTCGGATTTATCGCCCTTTTCGGTATTGCCACGGATGATGGTGTGGTGATGGCCACCTATCTCACCCAAACTTTTGACAAGAACAAACCAGACAACCTGAAACAAATTCGTGCTTCGGTGTTGGAAGCAGGTGAAAAACGAATTCGACCTTGTTTAATGACAACGGCGACCACCATTTTGGCATTGTTACCCGTGTTAACCAGCACAGGAAGAGGAAGTGACATTATGATTCCGATGGCCATTCCAAGTTTTGGAGGCATGCTCATCGCTTTGATTACGCTTTTTGTTGTCCCGGTGCTATACAGTTGGAAAGCGGAATTAAGAGTGAAAAACGAGAAGTGA
- the mreC gene encoding rod shape-determining protein MreC — protein MQRIINFILRYRNAFLYSFLALISLVITVRSHSYHQSKFFNSSKWLTGNVYGTASDISSYFNLREENNRLVNENERLRRMLFNAENSVIEPLDSSLVDYEVLSARLIKNSFTSPRNYVTIDKGKNQGVGQDMGVITTKGILGIVENVSNNFATVQSVLNTKSNINAKIKHSNYFGSLVWDAKDYTVVQLVDIPRLVPLVVGDTIVTGGMSSIFPENVPIGIIKRYDLNASKSFYNIDVELFNDMVNIKNVYLIENKNREEIKALESTTTNE, from the coding sequence ATGCAACGGATCATCAACTTTATCCTACGGTACAGAAATGCGTTCCTTTACAGCTTTCTTGCGCTTATTTCGTTGGTGATCACTGTTCGTTCCCATTCCTATCATCAATCCAAATTCTTCAATTCCTCCAAATGGTTGACCGGAAATGTGTACGGTACCGCTTCGGACATATCCTCTTATTTTAACCTTAGGGAAGAAAACAATAGGTTGGTCAATGAAAATGAGCGATTGCGCAGAATGCTTTTCAATGCTGAAAATTCCGTGATTGAACCTTTGGACTCATCCCTTGTGGACTATGAGGTTTTAAGTGCACGACTCATAAAAAACAGTTTTACTTCTCCTCGTAACTACGTTACAATCGATAAGGGAAAAAACCAAGGAGTTGGCCAAGATATGGGCGTCATCACCACAAAAGGCATCTTGGGAATCGTTGAAAATGTTTCCAACAATTTTGCCACGGTACAAAGCGTACTCAACACCAAATCCAACATCAACGCCAAAATCAAGCATTCCAATTATTTTGGATCGCTGGTTTGGGATGCAAAAGATTACACGGTGGTGCAGTTGGTAGACATACCAAGATTGGTGCCCTTGGTAGTCGGGGATACCATTGTTACTGGGGGAATGTCAAGTATCTTTCCAGAGAATGTCCCCATCGGGATCATTAAAAGATATGACCTCAACGCATCCAAAAGTTTTTACAATATTGATGTTGAACTGTTCAACGACATGGTCAACATAAAGAACGTATACCTTATAGAAAACAAAAATCGGGAAGAAATAAAAGCATTGGAGTCAACCACCACAAATGAATAA
- a CDS encoding TolC family protein, which yields MEKQNNIKIIFHFSSFTFNLRRASILIFSLFTFHFLSAQSLEFYLQEAEQNSPMIQALELRYNIAKEKVSEMNTLPNTTVAAGYFVSEPETRTGAQRARFSVSQMLPWFGTITARENYASSMAETEYTEIVIAKRKLALSLAQSYYNLYGIQAKQKVLQENIELLKTYETLALTSVEVGKASAVDILKLQIRQNELQQQKEVLEQSYLAEQAVFNNLLNREESIAVEVVEEMEIPEDDSILNKDDLSLNPELLKYDQLYESVTQSELLNQKENAPSFGIGLDYIPVSEREDMVFSDNGKDIVMPMVTFSIPVFNNRFKSVTKQNELRQKEIELQKAERLNVLENAYAYAISQRNQARIAHQTQAKNLDQAKDAEEILIKNYETGTIDFNDVLDIQELQLKFQTNQIQSVQLYYLQSAIINYLINK from the coding sequence ATGGAAAAACAAAATAACATAAAAATTATTTTTCACTTTTCATCTTTCACTTTCAATTTAAGGAGAGCAAGTATTCTGATCTTTTCACTTTTCACTTTTCACTTTTTAAGTGCCCAATCGTTGGAGTTTTATCTGCAAGAAGCTGAGCAGAACAGTCCCATGATTCAAGCTTTGGAGCTGCGGTACAATATTGCAAAAGAAAAGGTGAGTGAAATGAATACCTTGCCCAACACCACCGTTGCTGCGGGATATTTTGTGAGTGAACCAGAGACCAGAACGGGAGCGCAACGGGCACGGTTTTCGGTTTCGCAGATGTTGCCATGGTTTGGCACTATCACGGCCCGGGAAAACTATGCCAGTTCCATGGCGGAGACGGAGTATACCGAAATTGTCATCGCCAAACGAAAATTGGCATTGTCATTGGCACAATCCTACTACAATTTATACGGGATTCAGGCGAAACAAAAAGTACTTCAGGAAAATATTGAACTGCTCAAAACCTATGAAACCCTGGCATTAACTTCGGTTGAGGTGGGAAAAGCTTCGGCGGTGGATATTTTGAAACTTCAAATTCGCCAAAATGAATTGCAACAACAAAAAGAAGTATTGGAACAATCCTACCTGGCGGAGCAGGCGGTTTTCAATAATTTGTTGAATCGTGAGGAAAGTATCGCCGTGGAGGTTGTGGAGGAAATGGAAATTCCGGAGGATGACTCTATCCTCAACAAGGACGATTTAAGTTTAAATCCGGAGTTGCTCAAATACGACCAATTGTACGAATCGGTTACGCAATCGGAATTACTGAATCAAAAGGAGAACGCCCCTAGCTTTGGGATTGGGTTGGACTACATCCCTGTTTCGGAACGGGAGGATATGGTGTTCAGTGATAATGGAAAGGATATTGTGATGCCCATGGTCACGTTTTCCATTCCCGTTTTCAACAACAGGTTTAAATCAGTCACGAAGCAGAATGAGCTTCGTCAAAAGGAGATTGAACTGCAAAAAGCAGAGCGATTAAACGTATTGGAGAATGCCTATGCCTATGCCATTTCGCAGCGGAATCAAGCACGTATTGCCCATCAAACTCAAGCAAAGAACCTAGATCAGGCAAAGGATGCTGAAGAAATCCTGATCAAGAACTATGAGACTGGAACCATCGACTTCAACGATGTGTTGGATATTCAAGAATTACAATTAAAGTTTCAAACGAATCAAATACAATCTGTGCAGCTGTATTATTTACAATCTGCCATCATCAATTATTTAATCAACAAGTAA
- a CDS encoding rod shape-determining protein, producing MGFFDFMTEEIAIDLGTANTLIIHLDKVVVDSPSIVARDRVSGKIIAVGREANMMQGKTHENIKTIRPLKDGVIADFDASEKMINMFIKNIPALKKKWFPPALRMVICIPSGITEVEMRAVRESAERVNGKEVYLIHEPMAAAIGIGLDIMQPKGNMIVDIGGGTTEIAVIALGGIVCDKSVKIAGDVFTNDIIYYMRTQHNLYVGESTAEAIKIEIGSATEDLKSPPDDKSIQGRDLLTGKPKQVQVSYREIAKALDKSILRVEDAVMETLSQTPPELAADIYNTGIYLAGGGSMLRGLDRRLSQKTDLPVYIAEDPLRAVVRGTGIALKNLERYKSILIK from the coding sequence ATGGGATTTTTTGATTTCATGACCGAGGAAATCGCTATAGACCTTGGTACTGCAAATACCCTGATCATCCATCTGGACAAAGTGGTGGTTGACAGTCCCTCCATTGTGGCCAGGGACCGCGTGTCAGGAAAAATTATCGCGGTGGGCCGCGAAGCCAATATGATGCAGGGAAAGACCCATGAAAACATCAAGACCATACGACCGTTAAAGGATGGGGTAATCGCGGACTTTGATGCTTCGGAAAAGATGATCAACATGTTCATCAAGAACATTCCAGCACTAAAGAAAAAATGGTTTCCACCTGCACTTCGAATGGTTATCTGTATCCCTTCGGGAATTACGGAAGTGGAGATGCGTGCGGTTCGTGAATCCGCCGAACGTGTAAACGGCAAAGAAGTTTATCTGATCCATGAGCCCATGGCTGCTGCTATTGGTATTGGACTCGACATTATGCAGCCCAAAGGAAACATGATCGTGGACATTGGTGGGGGTACCACCGAGATTGCGGTAATTGCCTTGGGCGGTATTGTTTGTGACAAATCGGTGAAAATTGCGGGTGACGTGTTCACCAACGACATTATTTATTATATGCGTACCCAGCATAACTTGTATGTGGGTGAAAGTACCGCTGAAGCGATTAAAATTGAGATTGGTTCCGCTACCGAGGATTTAAAATCCCCTCCAGATGATAAATCGATTCAAGGGCGCGATCTTTTAACAGGAAAACCAAAACAAGTTCAGGTCTCTTACCGTGAAATTGCCAAAGCTCTTGATAAAAGTATTTTAAGGGTCGAGGATGCAGTAATGGAAACCTTATCACAAACCCCTCCAGAATTGGCCGCTGATATTTACAACACCGGAATTTATTTGGCCGGAGGTGGTTCCATGCTAAGAGGATTGGACAGAAGACTGTCGCAAAAGACTGATTTACCGGTTTATATTGCAGAAGATCCTCTACGAGCAGTGGTGCGCGGAACAGGGATTGCGCTTAAAAATCTGGAACGCTACAAGAGCATCTTAATCAAGTAA
- a CDS encoding GAF domain-containing protein produces the protein MLKSLEPKVLEIVKDEAKSVATRLGEICKLLRSNVDHYDWVGFYFKNGDKEELKLGPYAGAPTDHTIIPFGKGICGQVAVSNQNFVVPDVSAQDNYIACSITVKAEIVVPLFVNGENVGQIDIDSNTPDPFTAEDERFLEFINEEVAKIL, from the coding sequence ATGCTAAAATCATTGGAACCCAAGGTGCTTGAAATCGTAAAAGACGAAGCCAAATCAGTTGCTACCCGATTGGGCGAAATCTGCAAACTTTTACGCAGCAATGTTGATCATTACGACTGGGTTGGGTTTTACTTTAAAAATGGTGACAAGGAAGAATTAAAATTAGGGCCCTACGCGGGAGCTCCCACCGACCATACCATTATTCCTTTTGGAAAAGGTATTTGTGGACAGGTGGCGGTGAGCAACCAAAACTTTGTGGTGCCCGATGTTAGCGCTCAGGACAACTACATTGCCTGCAGCATAACAGTAAAGGCTGAAATTGTTGTTCCCTTATTTGTGAATGGAGAAAATGTGGGGCAAATCGACATTGATTCCAACACTCCCGACCCATTTACAGCCGAGGATGAACGCTTTTTGGAGTTCATCAACGAAGAAGTAGCCAAAATTCTGTAA